In one window of Candidatus Fonsibacter ubiquis DNA:
- a CDS encoding glycosyltransferase codes for MLTIVFLSFHSEHHIKRHILEIDKKFPIIIVDNARNFEFKKEIEEKYSHVKIIIPKENLGWAAGMNLGIKDSKTDYVMINSPDINITNHSIDKLYIEAKKIKNFALFAPTYLDETIHKNFYKKLDETDGFKNILEVEWIDNSFIINKKEIENIGYFDENFFMYFENLDFCKRIFDNKKKMLVSKNIKFTHEGTCSVNKSFSLEVTLSRNWHYSWSKFFFFKKHYGFFFALRKIFPNFLRSVKKIIIYKFLLRDSLKFQFALAEFKGILNSVLSKPSNFRPFEKIN; via the coding sequence ATGCTGACAATAGTTTTTCTTTCTTTCCACAGTGAGCATCACATTAAAAGACATATTTTAGAGATTGATAAAAAATTTCCTATCATAATTGTTGATAACGCTAGAAATTTTGAGTTTAAAAAAGAAATTGAGGAAAAATACTCGCATGTAAAAATTATAATACCAAAAGAAAATTTAGGCTGGGCCGCAGGTATGAATTTAGGAATTAAAGACTCAAAAACCGACTATGTGATGATTAACTCACCTGATATTAATATTACTAATCATAGTATCGATAAGTTATATATCGAAGCAAAAAAAATCAAAAACTTTGCCTTGTTTGCACCAACTTATTTAGATGAAACAATCCATAAAAATTTCTATAAAAAATTAGACGAAACAGATGGTTTTAAAAATATATTAGAAGTTGAGTGGATTGATAATAGTTTTATTATTAATAAAAAAGAAATCGAAAATATAGGTTATTTTGATGAAAATTTTTTTATGTACTTTGAAAATTTAGACTTTTGTAAAAGAATTTTTGATAACAAAAAAAAAATGTTAGTATCTAAAAATATTAAGTTTACTCATGAAGGCACTTGTTCTGTAAATAAATCTTTTTCGTTGGAAGTTACTTTGTCAAGAAATTGGCATTACAGTTGGTCTAAATTTTTTTTTTTTAAAAAACATTATGGTTTTTTTTTTGCTTTAAGAAAAATATTTCCAAATTTTTTAAGAAGTGTCAAAAAAATTATCATTTATAAATTTTTATTAAGAGATAGTTTGAAATTTCAGTTTGCTTTAGCTGAGTTCAAAGGAATTTTAAATTCAGTATTATCTAAACCTTCAAATTTTAGACCATTCGAAAAAATAAATTAA
- a CDS encoding cold-shock protein: MSSIKGKVKWFNGSKGYGFIERDDKQKDVFVHMSAVKDAGIDYLDEGDVLTFDIEDGKKGPSAVNLKKV; encoded by the coding sequence ATGAGTAGTATAAAAGGTAAAGTAAAGTGGTTCAACGGTAGCAAAGGCTACGGTTTTATTGAGAGAGACGACAAACAAAAAGACGTATTCGTTCATATGTCGGCTGTTAAAGATGCAGGAATTGATTATCTTGATGAAGGAGATGTTCTTACATTTGATATCGAGGATGGAAAAAAAGGTCCATCTGCTGTAAATTTAAAAAAAGTTTAA
- the aceE gene encoding pyruvate dehydrogenase (acetyl-transferring), homodimeric type, producing the protein MIEIKVPDIGDFKNVEIIEVLVKEGDQIKKNDPILTLESDKSSVEVPSPFDGKIASLKVKVGDKVSQGSLIATLSNGVSSNIPQEKSILPETEKIIQEAEKALKKIDPEKKIIKEELRQNFKTKVEFKKFTNYSNEQDNIGDVDPQETIEWIDSLNGVVERDGPKRANYLLGKLINQAYISGSNLPYNQKTPYINTIPREMEVKSPGDQVIENKIRSLIRWNAACMVVRANKKLPELGGHIATFASAATLYDVGFNHFWKAQNEKNLGDLIYFQGHCSPGIYARSFLEGRITTKQLENFRQEVDGGGLSSYPHPWLMPNYWQFPTVSMGLGPIMSIYQARFMKYLQNRSLIEDQNRKVWAFLGDGEMDEPESTGAISLAAREKLDNLIFVINCNLQRLDGPVRGNGKIIQEMEGLFRGAGWNVIKVIWGSYWDPLLAKDKTGLLLKRMEECVDGEYQAFKAKGGAYVRSHFFGKYPELRELVSNMTDEDIWKLNRGGHDPHKVYAAYHAAQNHKGSPTVIIAKTIKGYGMGKSGESINTTHQQKKLDVNDMYYFRDRFNIPITDKQVENLEFYKPDEKSEEIQYIKERRKQLGGFIPTRRTKTKALKTPANEFFESSYLDSGDRELSTTMALVSILTKILRDKEYSSRLVPIIPDEARTFGMEGFFQKIGIYAHEGQKYEPVDSEQLSSYREDKSGQVLEEGITEAGAMSSWIAAGTSYSNHNIEMIPIYLFYSMFGFQRIGDFAWAAGDAQCRGFLIGATSGRTTLAGEGLQHQDGHSLIMASTIPNCVSYDPTFSYELAVIFEDGLKRMHEKQENVFYYITTLNENYKHPAMPKGVKKEDILKGMYLFKEINNKGKTKVQLLGSGAILNEVIRAAEILSSDFGIDSDIWSVTSFNELRKDAIEIERKNLLNPDKKPEKTYIEKCFEKRTGPFIAATDYIRTLSEGIRNYVPGTYVTLGTDGFGRSDTRKNLRKFFEVNKEFIVYSTLSTLVKEQKIASKVATDAMKKYNIDPKKPIPTKL; encoded by the coding sequence ATGATTGAAATAAAAGTTCCTGACATTGGTGATTTTAAAAATGTTGAAATTATTGAAGTCTTAGTAAAAGAAGGTGATCAGATTAAAAAGAATGATCCTATTCTAACACTAGAAAGCGATAAATCTAGTGTAGAGGTACCATCTCCGTTTGATGGAAAAATTGCTAGTTTAAAAGTAAAAGTTGGGGATAAAGTTTCACAAGGATCATTAATTGCAACACTTAGTAATGGCGTATCCTCAAATATACCTCAAGAAAAATCTATATTACCAGAGACAGAAAAAATCATTCAAGAAGCTGAAAAAGCTTTAAAAAAAATAGATCCTGAAAAAAAAATTATTAAAGAGGAACTAAGGCAAAATTTTAAGACAAAAGTTGAGTTCAAAAAATTTACTAATTATTCCAATGAACAAGATAATATCGGCGATGTAGATCCTCAGGAAACTATTGAATGGATTGACTCATTAAATGGTGTTGTTGAAAGAGACGGACCAAAAAGAGCTAATTATCTTTTAGGTAAATTAATTAACCAAGCTTATATTTCCGGTTCAAATTTACCCTATAATCAAAAAACACCTTATATAAATACAATCCCCAGAGAAATGGAAGTAAAGTCTCCTGGAGATCAGGTTATAGAAAATAAAATTAGATCTCTAATTAGATGGAACGCTGCATGTATGGTTGTGCGCGCTAACAAAAAGCTTCCAGAACTTGGCGGACATATTGCAACCTTTGCCTCTGCAGCAACTTTGTATGATGTCGGGTTTAATCATTTTTGGAAAGCTCAAAATGAGAAAAACTTAGGAGACTTAATTTATTTTCAAGGTCACTGTTCTCCAGGAATTTATGCGAGATCTTTCCTCGAAGGGAGAATAACAACAAAACAATTAGAAAATTTTAGACAAGAAGTTGATGGTGGAGGATTATCTTCCTATCCTCACCCATGGTTAATGCCGAACTACTGGCAATTTCCAACTGTATCTATGGGTCTTGGCCCTATTATGTCAATTTATCAAGCTAGATTTATGAAATATTTGCAAAATAGATCTTTAATAGAAGATCAAAATAGAAAAGTCTGGGCTTTTTTAGGAGATGGAGAAATGGATGAGCCTGAGTCAACGGGAGCCATTAGTTTAGCTGCTAGAGAAAAATTAGATAACTTAATATTTGTAATAAATTGCAATCTTCAAAGACTAGATGGGCCTGTGAGAGGAAATGGAAAAATAATTCAAGAAATGGAAGGATTATTTAGGGGAGCCGGCTGGAATGTAATAAAAGTTATTTGGGGATCTTATTGGGATCCTCTTCTTGCAAAAGATAAAACAGGTCTTTTATTAAAAAGAATGGAAGAATGTGTTGATGGTGAATATCAAGCATTCAAAGCAAAAGGGGGAGCTTATGTTAGAAGCCATTTCTTTGGAAAATACCCTGAATTAAGAGAATTAGTTTCAAATATGACAGATGAGGATATTTGGAAACTTAACAGAGGAGGTCACGATCCTCATAAAGTATATGCGGCGTATCATGCAGCCCAAAATCATAAAGGATCTCCAACAGTAATTATAGCTAAAACCATTAAAGGTTATGGAATGGGTAAAAGTGGCGAAAGTATAAACACGACACACCAACAAAAAAAATTAGATGTCAATGATATGTACTATTTTAGGGATCGATTTAATATTCCAATTACAGATAAACAAGTTGAAAACTTGGAATTTTATAAACCTGATGAAAAATCAGAGGAAATTCAATACATTAAAGAAAGAAGAAAACAGCTTGGGGGTTTTATACCAACGAGAAGAACTAAAACAAAAGCTCTAAAAACTCCAGCAAATGAATTTTTTGAATCTTCATATCTAGATTCTGGAGATAGAGAATTATCAACAACTATGGCGCTTGTAAGTATACTTACTAAAATTTTAAGAGACAAAGAGTATTCATCAAGATTAGTTCCTATAATTCCAGATGAAGCTAGAACTTTTGGAATGGAGGGATTTTTTCAAAAAATTGGAATTTATGCTCATGAAGGCCAAAAATATGAGCCCGTGGACTCTGAACAATTAAGTTCATATCGTGAGGATAAGAGCGGGCAGGTATTAGAAGAAGGGATCACAGAAGCAGGCGCTATGTCTTCGTGGATAGCCGCAGGAACATCTTACTCAAATCATAATATTGAAATGATTCCTATATATCTTTTTTATTCAATGTTTGGTTTTCAAAGAATTGGTGACTTTGCTTGGGCAGCAGGTGATGCCCAATGTAGAGGATTTTTAATTGGAGCTACGTCTGGAAGAACCACTCTAGCTGGTGAAGGATTACAACACCAAGATGGACACAGTTTAATTATGGCTTCTACTATTCCAAATTGTGTAAGTTATGATCCAACTTTTTCATATGAGTTAGCAGTTATATTTGAGGATGGATTAAAAAGAATGCATGAGAAACAAGAAAATGTTTTTTATTACATAACAACTTTAAATGAAAATTATAAACATCCGGCTATGCCAAAGGGTGTGAAAAAAGAGGACATCTTAAAAGGTATGTATTTATTTAAAGAGATTAATAATAAAGGAAAAACTAAAGTTCAATTACTTGGATCTGGAGCAATATTAAACGAGGTAATAAGAGCAGCAGAAATATTAAGCTCTGATTTTGGAATTGACTCTGATATTTGGAGTGTAACTAGTTTTAATGAATTAAGAAAAGATGCAATAGAAATTGAAAGAAAAAATTTACTAAACCCAGATAAAAAACCAGAAAAAACTTATATAGAAAAATGTTTTGAAAAGAGAACGGGACCTTTTATAGCAGCAACAGACTATATTAGAACATTATCAGAGGGAATTAGAAACTACGTACCAGGAACTTATGTAACTTTGGGAACAGATGGATTTGGAAGAAGCGATACGAGAAAAAATTTAAGAAAATTTTTTGAGGTTAATAAAGAATTTATTGTTTATTCAACATTAAGCACTTTAGTAAAAGAACAAAAAATTGCATCAAAAGTAGCCACTGATGCGATGAAAAAATATAATATAGATCCTAAAAAACCTATCCCAACTAAACTATAG
- a CDS encoding serine hydrolase domain-containing protein, which translates to MINGYCLEKYYPVKKIFEDYFLKEREIGASFAIYKEGKPLIDLYGGLKNKNNKSWEENTIVNIFSATKGIYEIIVSILIDQNILDLEKSVSYYWTAFKESNKREIKLKHILSHQSGLYRFKKKITQKDLLDWNKIITILENQEPDHPCGEKTYYHAKTHGFLIGEIIKKTTGKTLGELIFELLSKKLKLDFFIGTPQKKLSNIAFLYEEKTEKKLLSEFNAFNNPGHEINFYNKEDWQMAEIPSMNGHGNARSIAKIYDIFVNDLILEKNILLSKSSIKKCLTESISRIDGSLMMPIRWSNVGLILRGGWLFGKYKESFGHNGWGGSLGFADPNLGIGVAYTTNKINPTMGSDLRIINLLKEFYKLH; encoded by the coding sequence ATGATAAATGGCTATTGTTTAGAAAAATACTATCCTGTAAAAAAAATATTTGAAGATTATTTTTTAAAAGAAAGGGAAATAGGGGCTTCTTTTGCAATTTATAAAGAAGGCAAACCATTAATAGATTTATATGGTGGTCTTAAAAATAAAAATAATAAGAGTTGGGAAGAAAATACTATTGTAAATATATTTTCAGCCACAAAAGGTATTTACGAAATTATTGTTTCAATTCTAATTGATCAAAACATTTTAGATTTAGAAAAATCTGTTAGTTATTATTGGACTGCTTTTAAAGAAAGTAATAAAAGAGAAATTAAACTAAAACATATTCTATCTCATCAATCAGGACTGTATAGATTTAAAAAAAAAATTACACAAAAAGATCTATTAGACTGGAATAAAATCATAACTATATTAGAAAATCAGGAGCCAGATCATCCATGTGGAGAAAAAACTTACTATCATGCAAAAACACACGGATTTTTAATTGGCGAAATTATAAAAAAAACAACAGGAAAAACCTTAGGAGAATTAATTTTTGAATTATTGTCTAAAAAACTAAAATTGGATTTTTTTATTGGAACTCCACAAAAAAAACTATCGAATATTGCCTTTCTCTACGAGGAAAAAACTGAAAAAAAATTATTATCTGAATTTAATGCATTTAATAATCCTGGGCACGAAATAAATTTTTATAATAAAGAAGATTGGCAGATGGCAGAAATTCCTTCAATGAATGGACATGGAAATGCTAGATCTATTGCTAAAATTTATGATATTTTTGTAAATGATCTAATATTAGAGAAAAATATTTTATTATCAAAATCCTCAATTAAAAAATGTTTAACCGAAAGCATTAGTAGAATTGACGGAAGTTTAATGATGCCAATTAGATGGTCTAATGTGGGATTAATACTTCGTGGTGGGTGGTTATTTGGGAAGTATAAGGAGTCCTTTGGTCATAATGGTTGGGGCGGATCATTAGGGTTTGCTGATCCAAATTTAGGAATTGGTGTTGCTTACACTACAAATAAAATTAATCCCACTATGGGTTCTGATTTACGAATTATTAATTTACTTAAAGAATTTTATAAATTGCATTAA
- a CDS encoding 2-oxo acid dehydrogenase subunit E2 has protein sequence MAKIVDLVVPNIGDFKNVEIIEILISENQNIKKNDGIITLESDKSSVEVPSQFSGKIKTIKVKIGDKISEGDKIGEIEITSDEMTHEQESVSKEIKIQEENKSYKDNDTSFLKIPNLGSGKDLFVTEILIKKDQLVKIDDIVLLIEDEENAYEIPSPISGIVKNITLKEGEKIRVGDSIAEIVNQNLKTEIKSKPIIENIISNNNQYQNIKSASPKIRKFARELGVDIQLVEGSARKGRILEEDIKKFIKGSLSNKNIKEEVVKKIEIKEERLPYEHGEFGEIDIQKIPRIKRLSGPHLVKAWNEIPHVTQFDEIDVTDMEHFRKNLIDLNTKEKITITPLAFIMKALVNGMKKYPNFNCSLEPSSENIIYKKYYHIGIAVDTPHGLMVPKIRNIDQKDLLTLSNELRKISKLSKELKIDKKEFFGGSMTISSLGGIGGSFFTPIINSPEVAIIGIGKTETKQIFIDGKFIPRAMMPISLSYDHRIIDGAEAARFCQDLKHSLGKNFAFNLSF, from the coding sequence ATGGCTAAAATTGTTGATTTAGTTGTTCCTAATATTGGTGATTTTAAAAATGTAGAAATTATAGAAATTCTTATATCAGAAAACCAAAATATAAAAAAAAATGATGGAATAATTACTTTGGAAAGTGACAAATCAAGTGTTGAAGTTCCCTCTCAGTTTTCAGGTAAAATTAAAACGATCAAAGTTAAAATTGGAGATAAAATTTCTGAAGGAGATAAAATTGGAGAGATAGAAATAACTTCTGATGAGATGACTCATGAGCAGGAATCTGTCAGTAAAGAAATTAAAATACAAGAGGAAAATAAATCCTACAAAGACAATGATACCTCTTTTTTAAAAATTCCAAATCTTGGCTCTGGAAAAGACTTATTTGTTACTGAAATTCTTATTAAAAAAGATCAGCTTGTTAAAATTGATGACATTGTATTACTCATTGAAGATGAAGAAAACGCTTACGAAATTCCATCACCAATATCAGGAATTGTAAAGAATATAACGCTTAAAGAAGGAGAAAAAATTAGAGTTGGTGACTCAATTGCAGAAATCGTAAATCAGAATTTAAAAACAGAAATAAAAAGTAAACCTATTATTGAAAATATTATTTCAAATAATAATCAATATCAAAACATAAAAAGCGCAAGTCCAAAAATTAGAAAATTTGCAAGAGAACTAGGTGTAGATATTCAGTTAGTTGAGGGAAGCGCAAGAAAAGGTAGAATTCTTGAGGAAGATATTAAAAAATTTATTAAAGGATCTTTAAGTAATAAAAATATTAAAGAAGAAGTAGTAAAAAAAATAGAAATAAAAGAAGAAAGACTTCCCTATGAGCACGGGGAATTTGGTGAAATTGATATACAAAAAATACCAAGAATTAAAAGGCTTTCAGGACCACATTTAGTAAAGGCCTGGAATGAAATCCCACATGTTACCCAATTTGATGAAATTGATGTAACGGATATGGAGCACTTTAGAAAAAATTTAATTGATCTTAATACAAAAGAGAAAATTACTATTACTCCCCTTGCTTTTATTATGAAAGCACTAGTTAACGGGATGAAAAAATATCCTAATTTTAATTGCTCACTTGAGCCATCTAGTGAGAATATTATTTATAAAAAATATTATCACATTGGAATTGCTGTTGACACTCCGCATGGTCTAATGGTTCCAAAAATTAGAAACATTGATCAAAAAGATCTACTAACCTTAAGCAATGAACTTAGAAAAATTAGTAAATTAAGTAAGGAACTTAAAATCGATAAAAAAGAATTTTTTGGAGGATCAATGACGATATCAAGTCTTGGTGGAATTGGGGGGAGTTTTTTTACTCCGATTATAAACAGTCCAGAGGTTGCAATTATAGGAATAGGAAAAACAGAAACAAAACAAATATTTATTGATGGAAAATTCATACCAAGAGCAATGATGCCAATATCACTATCTTACGATCATAGAATAATTGATGGCGCGGAAGCTGCTAGATTTTGTCAAGATCTGAAACATAGTCTTGGAAAAAACTTTGCTTTTAATTTATCATTTTAG
- the dcd gene encoding dCTP deaminase, with the protein MSVLSDHWIKKMSLEKKMISPFVKNQQRKNKISYGLSSYGYDARVSNEFKIFTNIDSALVDPKKFSKNSFVTRKTDVCIIPPNSFALARTVEYFKIPRDVLVICLGKSTYARCGIIVNVTPLEPEWEGHVTLEFSNTTTLPAKIYANEGACQFIFLKGDQEPETSYADKKGKYMKQKGVTLPKI; encoded by the coding sequence ATGAGTGTTTTATCTGATCATTGGATAAAAAAAATGTCCTTAGAAAAAAAAATGATAAGTCCTTTTGTTAAAAATCAACAAAGAAAAAATAAAATTTCCTATGGACTTTCATCTTATGGATATGATGCAAGGGTTTCTAATGAGTTCAAGATATTTACAAATATAGACTCTGCATTAGTTGATCCTAAAAAATTCTCAAAAAATAGTTTTGTAACAAGAAAAACTGATGTTTGCATAATACCACCCAATTCATTTGCGCTCGCTAGAACAGTTGAATATTTTAAGATCCCTAGAGATGTTTTGGTAATTTGTCTTGGCAAAAGTACTTATGCGAGATGCGGAATAATTGTCAATGTTACTCCTTTAGAACCAGAGTGGGAAGGGCATGTAACTCTTGAATTTTCAAATACAACAACATTGCCTGCAAAAATTTATGCTAACGAAGGAGCTTGCCAGTTTATTTTTTTAAAAGGTGATCAAGAACCAGAAACTTCATATGCTGATAAAAAAGGAAAATATATGAAGCAAAAAGGTGTTACTCTTCCAAAAATCTAA
- a CDS encoding DUF2948 family protein, with translation MTKENITKLKLLAEDVHDLNVFSAYLQDSVIVANDIKFLPKTKKLICVFNRFMWEDAEKGIFRGNKRIRSALVFDNVLMVKSKGINPKKKTKILEFLAIKTEIKNNYFDIRLIFSGDSILLVKAEEVESSLEDFGKTWETNYKPKHKI, from the coding sequence ATGACTAAAGAAAATATTACTAAGCTTAAATTGTTGGCAGAAGATGTGCATGATTTAAATGTTTTTTCAGCTTATCTGCAAGATTCAGTAATTGTTGCAAATGATATAAAATTTTTACCTAAAACTAAAAAACTCATTTGCGTATTTAATCGTTTTATGTGGGAAGACGCTGAAAAAGGTATTTTTAGAGGAAATAAAAGAATACGTAGCGCTCTAGTTTTTGACAATGTTTTGATGGTTAAATCAAAAGGAATAAATCCAAAAAAAAAGACTAAGATACTTGAGTTTCTTGCAATCAAAACAGAGATTAAAAATAATTATTTTGATATAAGATTAATTTTTTCTGGAGATAGTATTTTGTTAGTTAAAGCTGAAGAAGTAGAGTCTTCTCTAGAGGACTTTGGAAAAACATGGGAGACCAATTATAAACCAAAGCACAAGATTTAA
- a CDS encoding glycosyltransferase family 2 protein gives MNNFEKNITFVIVCFKSGHVIEKCIKSINSSIKIIVVENSDNSNFKNYLENKFLNVEVVIAKENLGYGKGNNLGISKVNTKYVFILNPDVRLQENTLKELYNAQLILQDNFSVLAPNTFDNYGFFSEQNNNYHDEIIEVDYVKGFAMLINLKKVIFEKIFDENFFLFLEEIDLCKRIKNSGGKIFLVKKSKVQHFAKQATENNLNIELCRNWHWMWSLFYFNYKHFGFFIAYKVIFNKFLSSLFKLFIGLLFFNKKKILIHYYRLNGLFNAFLRKRSWLRPDNI, from the coding sequence ATGAATAATTTTGAAAAAAATATAACCTTTGTTATAGTTTGTTTTAAAAGTGGTCATGTAATAGAAAAGTGTATTAAAAGTATTAATTCTAGCATAAAGATTATTGTTGTTGAAAATTCAGACAATAGCAATTTCAAAAATTATCTAGAAAATAAGTTTTTAAATGTTGAAGTTGTAATTGCTAAAGAAAATTTAGGTTATGGAAAAGGTAATAATCTAGGAATATCCAAAGTAAATACGAAATATGTTTTCATATTAAATCCAGATGTGCGTTTACAAGAAAATACTTTAAAAGAGCTATATAATGCTCAGCTTATACTACAGGATAATTTTTCAGTTTTAGCACCTAATACTTTCGATAATTACGGTTTTTTTTCAGAGCAAAATAATAATTATCATGACGAAATTATAGAAGTAGATTATGTCAAGGGTTTTGCAATGTTAATAAATTTAAAAAAAGTTATATTTGAAAAAATATTTGATGAGAATTTCTTTCTCTTCTTAGAAGAAATAGATCTTTGTAAAAGAATAAAAAATAGTGGTGGAAAAATTTTTCTTGTCAAGAAATCAAAAGTTCAACATTTTGCTAAGCAGGCAACAGAAAATAATTTAAATATTGAGCTGTGTAGAAATTGGCATTGGATGTGGTCCTTGTTTTATTTTAATTATAAACATTTCGGATTTTTTATTGCATATAAAGTCATTTTTAATAAATTCTTGTCATCATTATTTAAATTATTTATTGGGTTATTATTTTTCAATAAAAAAAAAATTTTAATTCATTATTATAGACTTAATGGTTTATTTAATGCTTTTTTAAGGAAGCGTTCTTGGCTTAGGCCAGACAATATTTAA
- a CDS encoding class I SAM-dependent methyltransferase, translating to MNLINQKINRFLSSKKILKIIFYYHKLFGEVNIGNIGFDFSNKPSRLEIVLEIIKKKKFSTYLEIGCFDNQLFNHININKTGVDPFKGGNIKLKSDEFFKNNKKKYDCIFIDGLHTYEQVKKDIVNSINCVNENGIILIHDCLPNNVYEQNVPRSTYIWNGDVWKAIVEMRTKEDFQTYVINADYGIGVILKKKNQNLIKINETNFKKLKFKDFFYNYKNWMNIIEYEEFINLF from the coding sequence ATGAATCTTATAAATCAAAAAATAAATAGATTTTTGAGTAGTAAAAAAATTCTTAAAATAATATTTTATTATCATAAACTATTTGGAGAAGTAAATATCGGCAACATAGGATTTGACTTTTCAAATAAACCTTCAAGATTAGAAATAGTTTTAGAAATAATTAAAAAGAAAAAATTTAGCACTTACTTAGAAATTGGTTGTTTTGATAATCAACTTTTTAATCATATTAATATTAATAAAACTGGTGTTGACCCATTTAAAGGTGGAAATATAAAATTGAAAAGTGATGAATTTTTTAAAAATAATAAAAAAAAATATGATTGCATATTTATAGATGGATTGCATACTTATGAACAAGTTAAAAAAGATATCGTTAACTCGATTAATTGTGTTAATGAAAATGGAATTATACTTATACACGACTGCCTACCAAATAATGTGTATGAGCAAAATGTTCCTAGGAGCACTTATATTTGGAATGGAGACGTATGGAAAGCTATCGTTGAAATGAGAACAAAAGAAGACTTTCAGACTTATGTAATAAATGCTGACTATGGAATTGGAGTTATTTTAAAAAAAAAAAATCAAAATTTAATTAAAATAAATGAAACAAACTTTAAAAAATTAAAATTTAAAGATTTTTTTTATAATTATAAAAACTGGATGAACATTATTGAATATGAAGAATTTATAAATTTATTTTAA
- the murA gene encoding UDP-N-acetylglucosamine 1-carboxyvinyltransferase, with product MQKLLIKGGKKLSGEVVISGSKNASLPIIISSLLFDDLVHFENVPKVRDIFTLINLIKVLGREVEFNEEKEILKISNKNKNKYFAPYSIMRTMRAGVLVLAPLLAKFGKARVSLPGGCSIGARPVNLHLEALKKLGAKINVKNGYIDAIAPKGLSGSNIKFPSISVGATESIIIAAVLAKGITKISNAAIEPEIIDLINFLNKCGADIEYNSQRKIIIKGVKFLYPVRYRIIPDRIEAATYAVAALITNGKLLIKKVNNEHLKNIFNVLKKIGANIKIFKDSFVIFRKRKLKPFKIITKPYPGFPTDMQAQFMALATQIKGSSVINEEIFENRFLHVSELMRMGADIKIKKQKAVINGIKNLNSAEVMATDLRASVSLVLAALSATGTTTINRIYHLDRGYSKLEKKLNLCGANIKRVND from the coding sequence ATGCAGAAACTATTAATTAAGGGAGGAAAAAAACTCTCTGGTGAAGTAGTTATTTCAGGCTCTAAAAACGCAAGTCTTCCTATTATTATATCGTCATTATTATTTGATGACTTAGTTCATTTTGAGAATGTTCCTAAAGTTAGGGATATCTTCACTTTAATTAATTTAATAAAAGTTTTAGGAAGAGAAGTTGAATTTAACGAAGAAAAAGAAATATTAAAAATATCAAATAAAAATAAAAATAAATATTTTGCTCCATATTCGATTATGAGAACTATGAGGGCTGGTGTTTTAGTTTTAGCTCCATTATTAGCAAAATTTGGTAAAGCTAGAGTTTCTTTACCAGGTGGATGCTCAATAGGAGCAAGACCTGTGAATTTGCATTTGGAAGCTTTAAAAAAACTTGGTGCAAAAATTAATGTTAAAAATGGTTATATTGATGCAATTGCTCCAAAAGGTTTATCAGGTTCTAATATAAAATTTCCTTCAATTTCGGTTGGTGCAACAGAAAGCATTATTATTGCAGCTGTTCTTGCTAAAGGAATAACTAAAATCAGTAATGCTGCAATAGAGCCAGAGATTATAGATTTAATTAATTTTTTAAATAAATGTGGAGCAGATATTGAATATAATTCTCAAAGAAAAATTATTATAAAAGGAGTAAAATTTTTATATCCAGTAAGATACAGAATTATTCCAGATAGAATAGAAGCAGCAACCTATGCAGTTGCAGCACTGATAACTAATGGTAAGTTATTAATTAAAAAAGTTAATAATGAACATTTAAAAAATATATTTAATGTTTTAAAAAAAATAGGGGCAAATATAAAAATTTTTAAAGATTCTTTTGTTATTTTTAGAAAACGTAAATTAAAACCATTTAAAATTATCACAAAACCTTATCCTGGATTTCCAACGGATATGCAGGCTCAGTTTATGGCTCTAGCTACTCAAATTAAAGGATCATCAGTCATAAATGAAGAGATATTTGAAAATAGATTTCTTCATGTTTCAGAATTAATGAGAATGGGAGCGGATATTAAAATAAAAAAACAAAAGGCCGTAATTAATGGGATTAAAAATTTAAATAGCGCAGAAGTAATGGCAACAGATTTAAGAGCTTCTGTAAGTTTAGTTTTGGCCGCTTTATCTGCAACTGGTACCACAACAATTAATAGAATTTACCATTTAGATAGAGGCTACAGTAAACTAGAAAAAAAACTTAATTTATGTGGTGCTAACATTAAAAGAGTAAATGACTAA